The segment TCGGTGACGCCCATGCCGTCGGCATTCGTGATCGGGATGTTCCGCGCCGCGGCGAGATCCTGAATCTGCTGGCCGATGCCGTGGACGATCACGAGCTTGATCCCGAGCGAGCGGAGCACCGCGAGATCGATGAGCAGGTTGCCGAGGTTTTCGTCGGCCACGATCGATCCGTCGATGGCGACGACGAAGATCTGATCCTGGAAACGCGGCACGTATTGGAGAATGCCGCGGAGATCCGTCGGCTTGATCGTCGGAACAGGTGCGCTGGACGGAACGTTGGCAGATGAAGGGCCGGGGCCGTTGCTCATGGAGAGTGGCGGTGGTTTTCGGTGATGAAGGGCGGCGCGTCAATAGTCGCGCGCGATACCAACGCGCAGCAACTGACACCGTTGGCGCGAAGCTGTATGGCCGGGCGCGCCGGCGAGCTCGGCGTCAGCGGACCTCGAGCCTCCACGCGCGGGAGGACTGCGAACCGACCAGCGTCACGCGATAGTGGCCGGGCTTGAGCGTGCCGGCCGGAACGATGAGCCGGACCAGGTTGTCGCGGTTGCGGGAAAGCAGGCTTCCGTCGAGCTGCTCAAGCAGCGGCAGGATGTAGACCTCCTCGCCGCGTACGTAGAGGTGTGCGCCGGCTGGTTGCTCCTTCAGGTCCGGCAGGAGGCAGCGCACGTCGATCGGATAGGAGAACATCGTGTTCGCGGTCGGCGCTGCGACGACCGAAACGATGTCCGAGGGAAGGATCGGCTTGTCGACCAGCGTCGCGTCGAGCGCGGTCGGCAGCCCCCCGGGCGCCGCCGTGATGGTTGCGCTCGCGGCCGCCCGGAGCGGATCGGCGGGACGGTCGGCCTCCACGGTGATCCGCTGAAACCCGGCGGCGAGCAGCCGCATCGTGTTCGCGCGGTCCTTGATGTCATGGTAGGGCTCGAATGCCGGGCCGGGCTTGCGATAGTGCCACCGGAGATAGGTGTAGGGCACGATCACCACCAGGATCGCGACGAGGATCCATTTGAGCGGCCAAGGCCGGTGAGAACGTTGGGCGGACATGAGCTGAGCAGCAGGATAGAGGGAGCAACCGGTGCGGTGCAAGGGGCGCGGTGCGAGTGGGCGCATCTCATTTTCCTGCAAACCCACGGGCGAGACGCCCGTGCCACGTGGCATGGGCGTCCCGCCCATGTCAGAAAAGTGCGATGTGCCCGATCGGGGCCGGTGGCGCTGGTGACGAGAGGGCGGATAATGGCCAGCCGAATCATCGGTCGCGTCGAGTGGCCGCATCCGGAATAAAATTGCTCCGGGCTGGGGGCACTGTTTCGGTGGCGAACTTCATGAAACTCTGGTCGCAGTATTTCGTTCCCACGCTGAAAGAAAGTCCGGCGGACGCGGAAATCGCCTCGCACAAGCTGCTGATTCGCGCGGGGCTGGTCCGCAAGCTCGGTGGCGGGCTCTACACCTATCTGCCGCTCGGATTGCGCGTGATGCAGAAGCTGACGCAGCTCTGCCGGGAAGAGTTGGAGCGCGCCGGAGCGATCGAGTTGTGGATGCCGCACGTGCATCCGGTCGAACTCTGGCAGCAGGGACCGCGCTGGGCCGCGGCGCGCGAGATCATGTTCCGCGCCGACAGCGCCGGCGACGGCAAGCACGGACCGCGCGAGCCGGAGTTCGTGCTAGGGCCGACGCACGAGGAAATCGTCACGCCGCTCGTGAAGGCGGAGATCACGAGCTATCGCGACCTGCCGAAAAACTTCTTCCAGATCGCCACGAAGTTCCGGAACGAGATCCGTCCGCGGTTCGGGCTGATGCGCGCGCGCGAGTTCGTGATGATGGATGCGTATTCGTTCGACGTGGATGACGACCGCGCGATCAAGAGCTACCAGGCGATGAAGGCGGCCTACGAGGCGTTCTTCCGTCGGATTGGCGTGCAGGCGATCGCCGTTGAGGCGGACACCGGGGTGATGGGCGGCAGCTTCTCGCACGAGTTCATGGTGCCGGCGGAGGTCGGCGACGACGATGTGATCTACAACGAGGCCAGCGGCTACGCGGCGAATCGTGAGAAGGCAAGGAGCGCGCTCGTGCCGGCCGACCTGAGCGACGCGGCGCCGGTGGGAGCAGTCGAGGAATTCGCCACGCCCGGCGTGGTGACGATCGCGGCGCTCGAAGCGGCGCCTTATTCCGTGCCGGCGGATCGGCAGTTCAAGACGCTGGTCTACGTCGGCGACGGCAAGCCGTTTGTCGTGATCCTGCGCGGCTCGGACGAGTTGGAGGAAGCCAAGTTGGGTGCGCTCGGGTTTGGATTGTTCCGGCCGGCAGCGCCGGAGGAAATCGAGCCCGTGCTGGGCGCAAAACCCGGCAGCCTCGGCGCGGTGAAGGGCACGATCAAAAACCCGACGGCGCTTGCCGGCGTGTTTGCGGATCATGCGATCCGGCTGATCGGCAATGGCACGACCGGAGCGAACAAGGACGGCTTCCACCTGCGCAACGTCAACGTCACGCGCGATCTCGCGATCACGCGGTTCGGCGATTTCCGGCGCGTGCGCGCCGGCGAGCCCGACGTGAAATCGGGCCAGCCGCTGCAGGTGCGGCGCGGCATCGAGGTCGGCCACATCTTCAAGCTCGGCACCAAATACTCCGAGAAATCCGGCGCGGTTTACACGGACGACCAGAAGCAGAGTCACCTGATGGTGATGGGCAGCTATGGCATCGGCATCAGCCGCACGCTGCAGGCGATCATCGAACAGAGCCACGACGCGGACGGCATCGTGTGGCCGTGGAACTCGGCTCCGTTCCACGTGCTGATCTGCGTGCTCGATCCGCAGCTCGCCGAGGCCGTGGATCTCGCGCGCAAGCTGGCCGCGGCTGCGGAAAAAGCCGGCGCGGAGGTGCTGGTGGACGACCGTGCGGAACGTCCGGGCGTGAAGTTCAAGGACGCCGATCTCGTCGGTATTCCGCTGCGCCTCACCATCGGCGGCAAGGGCCTGAAGGAGGGCGTCGTCGAGCTGAAATGGCGCCATCAGAAGGACGTCGCGAAGGTCCCGCTCGCCGAGGCCGAGGCGAAACTCGCCGCCGCGGTGGCGGAGGCGCAGGCCAAGGCGAATGCCTGACGCACCACGCGCTGCCATCCGGCGGCGCCCGTGGTGCTTTTCAGCACGGCGACCCCATCTGGATACTTGCGAATCCGGGACGCCGCGGCTGTCCTGTAGCCAAAGGCCGCTCCCGCGGCGATTTCGCCCGCACCGCATGATGAACCCTCTCCGGAGTCCACGCCTGGAATCCAACCCGCACTCCTCGCCGGAATCGCAAGGGGCGACGGCGCTGGCGTTGGAGGGGATTTGGCGCGTCGTGGTGCTCAATGACCCGGTCAACCTGATGTCCTACGTCGTGATGGTGTTTAAAAAGGTTTTCGGTTTCGACGACGCGACCGCCCGGCGGCACATGCTGGAGGTGCATGAGCAGGGCCGATCGATCGTATGGAGCGGGTTGCGGGAAAAGGCGGAGGCGTATGCTTTCACACTGCAACAATGGCATCTGACGGCCGTGCTTGAACCGGATGAAACGCATTGAGGTCAAACTGAGTCTCGACGTGGTGGCGCCGCTGCTCGACATCATCAAGCAGGCGGCCGAGAGCCTTGGGCGTACGCTGGCCGCGCCGCTGGCGATGACCGATCTCGAGCCGGAATTTCGCGACGCCTGGATGGGCGAACTGAAAAACGGGCAGGCATCGGACCTGACGGTGATGCTGG is part of the Opitutus terrae PB90-1 genome and harbors:
- a CDS encoding proline--tRNA ligase, with the protein product MKLWSQYFVPTLKESPADAEIASHKLLIRAGLVRKLGGGLYTYLPLGLRVMQKLTQLCREELERAGAIELWMPHVHPVELWQQGPRWAAAREIMFRADSAGDGKHGPREPEFVLGPTHEEIVTPLVKAEITSYRDLPKNFFQIATKFRNEIRPRFGLMRAREFVMMDAYSFDVDDDRAIKSYQAMKAAYEAFFRRIGVQAIAVEADTGVMGGSFSHEFMVPAEVGDDDVIYNEASGYAANREKARSALVPADLSDAAPVGAVEEFATPGVVTIAALEAAPYSVPADRQFKTLVYVGDGKPFVVILRGSDELEEAKLGALGFGLFRPAAPEEIEPVLGAKPGSLGAVKGTIKNPTALAGVFADHAIRLIGNGTTGANKDGFHLRNVNVTRDLAITRFGDFRRVRAGEPDVKSGQPLQVRRGIEVGHIFKLGTKYSEKSGAVYTDDQKQSHLMVMGSYGIGISRTLQAIIEQSHDADGIVWPWNSAPFHVLICVLDPQLAEAVDLARKLAAAAEKAGAEVLVDDRAERPGVKFKDADLVGIPLRLTIGGKGLKEGVVELKWRHQKDVAKVPLAEAEAKLAAAVAEAQAKANA
- a CDS encoding ATP-dependent Clp protease adaptor ClpS codes for the protein MMNPLRSPRLESNPHSSPESQGATALALEGIWRVVVLNDPVNLMSYVVMVFKKVFGFDDATARRHMLEVHEQGRSIVWSGLREKAEAYAFTLQQWHLTAVLEPDETH